In Paraburkholderia caribensis, a single window of DNA contains:
- a CDS encoding MFS transporter gives MSWTREQRNVTIAAYLGWTLDAFDFFLMVFVLKDIASEFGTDIKSVSFAIMLTLMMRPVGALIFGYLADKFGRRPTLMVNIACFSLLELLSGLSPNLTTLLVLRALFGIAMGGEWGVGGALTMETVPPKARGFVSGLLQAGYPSGYLLAGLVFGQLYQYIGWRGMFFVGVLPALLVLYIRAHVPESPAFKTLEKKARPGLVATLKQNWKLSVYAIILMTAFNFFSHGSQDLYPTFLRVQHHHDAHTVQWITIVLNIGAICGGLFFGALSERIGRKRAICIAALIALPVLPLWAFSSTPVLLAAGAFLMQISVQGAWGVIPVHLNEISPDEIRATFPGLVYQLGNLIASVNGPLQAGIAEAHGNDYASVMATVIGIVAVVIAVFILFSRERRGVDMTQSAQQVAATVH, from the coding sequence ATGAGCTGGACTCGGGAACAGAGAAACGTCACGATCGCGGCATATTTAGGCTGGACTCTCGACGCATTCGATTTCTTTCTGATGGTTTTCGTCCTGAAAGATATCGCCAGTGAATTCGGCACCGACATCAAATCGGTTTCGTTCGCCATCATGTTGACCCTGATGATGCGGCCCGTCGGCGCGCTCATCTTCGGCTACCTCGCCGACAAGTTCGGCCGCCGCCCCACGCTGATGGTCAATATCGCGTGCTTTTCGCTGCTCGAACTGTTGTCCGGCCTCTCGCCGAATCTCACCACGCTACTCGTGCTGCGCGCCCTGTTCGGCATCGCGATGGGCGGCGAATGGGGCGTCGGCGGCGCGCTGACGATGGAAACCGTGCCGCCCAAGGCACGCGGCTTCGTCTCCGGCCTGCTGCAGGCGGGCTATCCGAGCGGCTATCTGCTCGCGGGCCTCGTGTTCGGGCAGCTGTACCAGTACATCGGCTGGCGCGGCATGTTCTTCGTCGGCGTGTTGCCCGCCCTGCTCGTGCTGTACATCCGCGCGCACGTGCCCGAATCGCCCGCGTTCAAGACGCTCGAGAAGAAGGCGCGCCCCGGACTCGTGGCCACACTCAAGCAGAACTGGAAACTGTCCGTCTACGCCATCATCCTGATGACGGCGTTCAACTTCTTCTCGCACGGCTCGCAGGATCTGTATCCGACCTTCCTGCGCGTGCAGCACCACCACGACGCCCATACCGTGCAATGGATCACGATCGTGCTGAACATCGGCGCGATCTGCGGCGGCCTGTTCTTCGGCGCGCTGTCGGAGCGGATCGGCCGCAAACGCGCCATCTGCATCGCCGCGCTGATCGCGCTGCCCGTGCTGCCGCTGTGGGCGTTCTCGTCGACGCCCGTGCTGCTCGCAGCGGGCGCATTCCTGATGCAGATTTCGGTGCAAGGCGCATGGGGCGTGATTCCCGTGCATCTGAACGAAATCTCGCCCGATGAAATTCGCGCGACCTTTCCTGGCCTCGTGTACCAGCTGGGCAACCTCATCGCGTCGGTGAACGGACCGCTCCAGGCGGGCATCGCCGAAGCGCACGGCAACGACTACGCGAGCGTGATGGCGACGGTGATCGGCATCGTCGCTGTCGTGATCGCCGTCTTCATCCTGTTCAGCCGCGAACGGCGCGGCGTAGATATGACACAATCCGCCCAACAGGTCGCGGCGACGGTACACTGA
- a CDS encoding TetR/AcrR family transcriptional regulator, which produces MTTRTTSRHAGDTKARILDAAETLFIECGYEAMSLRQITSKAEVNLAAVNYHFGSKEALMHAMLARRLDLLNQERVKLLDRFDAMLGTRLTCEHVLGAMFIPALRVSRDTRIGGKAFLRLLGRAYTDPSPFIRDFLNAHYASVSVRFFDAFQRALPHLPREELGWRLHFAIGALSGVLAGADTDSLISEFSQGKSMNDLQLIARLASLIVSALKAPLPDASQLAVFASVLGDAGSADIACDAVRQAAQDGAQAASEPQTPSAPQASQPHPSTDAVHRSGLGSFAQPAQPAQADRPADTRDYGAHYATHG; this is translated from the coding sequence ATGACAACACGGACGACGAGCCGCCACGCCGGCGACACGAAGGCGCGCATCCTCGATGCGGCAGAGACGCTCTTCATCGAATGCGGTTATGAAGCGATGTCGCTGCGGCAGATCACGTCGAAGGCGGAGGTCAATCTGGCCGCCGTGAATTACCACTTCGGCAGCAAGGAAGCGCTGATGCACGCCATGCTGGCGCGCCGCCTCGATCTGCTGAACCAGGAGCGCGTCAAGCTGCTCGACCGTTTCGACGCGATGCTCGGCACGCGCCTGACCTGCGAGCACGTGCTGGGCGCGATGTTCATTCCAGCGCTGCGCGTCTCGCGCGACACGCGGATCGGCGGCAAGGCGTTCCTGCGGCTGCTGGGCCGCGCGTACACCGATCCGTCGCCGTTCATCCGCGACTTCCTCAACGCGCACTACGCGAGCGTCTCCGTGCGCTTTTTCGATGCGTTCCAGCGCGCGCTGCCGCATCTGCCGCGCGAGGAACTCGGCTGGCGGCTGCACTTCGCGATCGGCGCACTCTCCGGCGTGCTGGCGGGCGCCGATACCGACAGCCTGATCAGCGAGTTCTCGCAAGGCAAGTCGATGAACGACCTGCAACTGATCGCGCGGCTCGCGTCGCTGATCGTGTCCGCGCTGAAGGCGCCGCTGCCCGATGCGAGCCAGCTCGCCGTGTTCGCCTCCGTGCTCGGCGATGCGGGCAGCGCCGACATCGCGTGCGATGCGGTTCGGCAGGCGGCGCAAGATGGAGCGCAGGCGGCCTCGGAGCCGCAGACGCCATCTGCGCCGCAAGCATCGCAGCCGCACCCATCGACCGATGCGGTCCACCGCTCCGGCCTGGGGTCCTTCGCGCAACCGGCGCAACCGGCGCAAGCCGACCGTCCTGCCGACACCCGCGATTACGGCGCGCACTACGCGACGCACGGCTGA
- a CDS encoding acyl-CoA dehydrogenase, giving the protein MTWFIVALIVAAAALVYGQARASWWLAFLVAWVAAAFVTRAAGTTATILLSIVLVLPALVLTLKPLRRAWLSARVLDLFRKILPDMSPTERDAIEAGTVWWDASLFSGRPHWDTLLGYGPATLSVEEQAFLDNECEQLCDLANDWETTAIWQDLSPQAWQFVKDKGFLGMIIPKQYGGKGFGAYAHSQVIMKLATRCSAAAVSVMVPNSLGPAELLLHYGTDAQKNHYLPRLARGDEIPCFALTSPYAGSDAAAIPDVGIVCKSTFEGRETLGFRVTWSKRYITLGPIATVLGLAFRALDPDHLLGNDDEPGITCALIPTRHPGVNIGRRHWPLNAVFQNGPNWGNDVFIPLDWVIGGRAQVGNGWRMLMECLAAGRAISLPSSNVGMSKIAVRGVGAYAAVRRQFRTAIGKFEGVQEALGRMGGNLYVMDAARRLSAQAVDLGEKPSVISAISKYHITERNREVIDDGMDVVAGKGICMGPSNFLARAYQQVPISITVEGANILTRCLIIFGQGAIRCHPYVLKEMAATREPDRAKALRDFDDAFFGHMSFTLSNAVRSLVHGLTGGVLIAKPQRAHAPLVRYYRAATRLSTVFALLADVSMLVLGGELKRRERISARLGDVLSQLYLISATLKRYEDEGRHGSDLALVQWGVEDALYRAQTALDGVLQNYPNRFAAGLVRMLAFPFGLPHRAPSDALGSTIAALMQTPGDTRDRLLADSYVPHASVDAIGYGELAFALTPQVAQIEQRLREAIKHGRLAPIPQSLADLAEWTEAAQQRGLIDEDERKVLDDYARYGAEVVKVDDFPADFGLLADLQRRKEALDKAMELAA; this is encoded by the coding sequence ATGACGTGGTTCATCGTTGCGCTGATCGTCGCCGCCGCGGCGCTCGTCTATGGGCAGGCACGGGCCTCGTGGTGGCTCGCGTTCCTCGTCGCGTGGGTCGCCGCTGCCTTCGTGACGCGCGCAGCGGGCACGACGGCGACGATCCTGCTGTCGATCGTGCTGGTCCTTCCCGCGCTCGTGCTGACGCTCAAACCGCTCCGCCGCGCGTGGCTCAGCGCGCGGGTGCTCGACCTGTTCCGCAAGATCCTGCCCGACATGTCGCCGACCGAGCGCGACGCGATCGAAGCGGGCACGGTCTGGTGGGACGCCTCGCTGTTCTCCGGGCGCCCGCATTGGGACACGCTGCTCGGCTATGGCCCGGCCACGCTGTCCGTCGAGGAACAGGCATTCCTGGACAACGAATGCGAGCAACTCTGCGATCTCGCGAACGACTGGGAAACGACGGCCATCTGGCAGGACCTGTCGCCGCAAGCGTGGCAATTCGTCAAGGACAAAGGCTTTCTCGGGATGATCATTCCGAAGCAGTACGGCGGCAAAGGCTTTGGCGCCTACGCGCACTCGCAGGTCATCATGAAGCTCGCGACGCGCTGCTCGGCGGCCGCCGTCTCCGTGATGGTGCCGAACTCGCTCGGCCCCGCCGAACTGCTGCTGCACTACGGCACCGACGCGCAGAAGAATCACTATCTGCCGCGTCTCGCGCGCGGCGACGAGATCCCCTGCTTCGCGCTGACGAGCCCTTACGCAGGCTCGGACGCGGCCGCGATTCCCGATGTCGGCATCGTCTGCAAGAGCACGTTCGAGGGGCGCGAGACGCTCGGCTTTCGCGTCACGTGGAGCAAGCGCTACATCACGCTCGGCCCGATCGCGACGGTGCTCGGTCTCGCGTTCCGCGCGCTCGATCCCGACCATCTGCTTGGCAACGACGACGAGCCGGGCATCACCTGCGCGCTGATTCCGACCCGCCACCCCGGCGTGAACATCGGCCGCCGTCACTGGCCGCTCAATGCCGTGTTCCAGAACGGCCCGAACTGGGGCAACGACGTGTTCATTCCGCTCGACTGGGTGATCGGCGGACGCGCGCAGGTTGGCAACGGCTGGCGCATGCTGATGGAATGCCTCGCGGCGGGCCGCGCGATTTCACTGCCGTCGTCGAATGTGGGCATGTCGAAAATCGCGGTGCGCGGCGTGGGCGCGTATGCGGCCGTGCGGCGCCAGTTCCGCACGGCGATCGGCAAGTTCGAGGGCGTGCAGGAAGCGCTCGGCCGCATGGGCGGCAACCTCTACGTGATGGACGCCGCGCGCCGCCTGTCCGCGCAGGCCGTCGATCTCGGCGAGAAACCGTCGGTGATTTCGGCGATCTCGAAGTACCACATCACCGAACGCAACCGCGAAGTGATCGATGACGGCATGGACGTCGTCGCGGGCAAAGGCATCTGCATGGGGCCGTCGAACTTTCTCGCGCGCGCGTACCAGCAGGTGCCGATTTCGATCACCGTCGAAGGCGCGAATATCCTCACGCGCTGCCTGATCATCTTCGGCCAGGGCGCGATCCGCTGCCATCCGTACGTGCTCAAGGAAATGGCCGCGACGCGCGAGCCCGACCGCGCGAAGGCGCTGCGCGATTTCGACGACGCGTTCTTCGGCCATATGAGCTTCACGCTGTCGAACGCAGTGCGCAGCCTCGTGCACGGCTTGACGGGCGGCGTGCTGATCGCGAAGCCGCAGCGCGCGCACGCGCCGCTCGTGCGCTACTACCGCGCGGCCACTCGCCTTTCGACCGTCTTCGCGCTGCTCGCCGACGTGTCGATGCTCGTGCTCGGCGGCGAATTGAAGCGCCGCGAGCGTATCTCGGCACGTCTGGGCGACGTGCTGTCGCAGCTCTATCTGATCTCCGCGACGCTCAAGCGTTACGAAGACGAAGGCCGTCACGGCAGCGATCTGGCGCTCGTGCAATGGGGTGTCGAAGATGCGCTGTATCGCGCGCAAACCGCCCTCGACGGCGTCCTGCAAAACTATCCGAACCGCTTCGCCGCGGGCCTCGTGCGGATGCTCGCGTTTCCGTTCGGCCTGCCGCATCGCGCGCCGTCCGATGCGCTCGGCAGCACCATCGCTGCACTGATGCAGACGCCGGGCGACACGCGCGACCGTCTGCTCGCGGATTCGTATGTGCCGCACGCCAGCGTCGACGCGATCGGCTACGGCGAGCTGGCGTTCGCGCTGACGCCGCAGGTCGCGCAGATCGAACAGCGCTTGCGCGAAGCGATCAAACATGGCCGCCTCGCGCCGATTCCGCAAAGCCTCGCCGATCTCGCCGAATGGACGGAGGCGGCGCAGCAGCGCGGGCTGATCGACGAAGACGAGCGCAAGGTGCTCGACGACTACGCGCGCTACGGCGCCGAGGTCGTGAAGGTCGACGACTTTCCCGCCGACTTCGGCCTGCTCGCCGACCTGCAACGGCGCAAGGAAGCCCTCGACAAGGCAATGGAACTGGCCGCCTGA
- a CDS encoding M60 family metallopeptidase, with product MLRIPTLVSLAFLASAASAAHFDNQSGRYSFTPLPSAEAEMKRMNTIMELSDQQPTGRYVRKGETVRVNVGGMPGGYRARAMVGFRRMIGKSSRDQQTARLRNGNNRFVASQNGPLFITITAPAGRPAMSTEVEVSIADGKPLPLFVQGRTSMGDWRAQLDRYADAPFVQLVGQQSMITLPRDVFRRDPIADPSATLATIGQVLAMQDTLAGFDGATPADARTPLRAHLVVDFRTSPKERKGVYMYATDQFIGMFADNTADLTDPARLRREWSIWHEVGHTHQQNSWTWDTLAEVSVNLFSLYVQEKMGEPNRLDVPEHDGITPRERARDYLARASRDYVSDVDGEYDGLAFVRLVMFDQLKRAYGWDLFTRLFRYYREHPLPDDVSEANRVDQFVVAMCTVSGNDLRPFFEKWGLRASADAYGKIAALRLPVRAIET from the coding sequence ATGCTAAGGATTCCAACGCTTGTCAGCCTTGCCTTTCTCGCCTCGGCAGCGTCGGCTGCCCACTTCGACAACCAGTCGGGACGCTATTCATTCACGCCGCTGCCCTCGGCCGAAGCCGAGATGAAACGCATGAACACGATCATGGAGCTGTCGGATCAGCAACCCACGGGTCGCTACGTGCGCAAGGGCGAGACCGTGCGCGTGAACGTCGGCGGCATGCCCGGCGGGTATCGTGCGCGCGCGATGGTCGGCTTCCGCCGCATGATCGGAAAGTCGTCACGGGATCAGCAGACCGCCCGCCTGCGCAACGGCAACAACCGGTTCGTCGCCAGCCAGAACGGCCCGCTGTTCATCACGATCACCGCGCCGGCCGGCAGGCCCGCCATGTCGACTGAAGTCGAGGTATCGATCGCGGATGGCAAGCCGTTGCCCCTCTTCGTGCAAGGCCGCACGAGCATGGGCGACTGGCGGGCGCAACTGGATCGCTACGCGGACGCGCCGTTCGTTCAACTGGTCGGCCAGCAAAGCATGATCACGTTGCCACGCGACGTGTTCCGGCGCGATCCCATCGCCGATCCCTCCGCCACCCTGGCGACGATCGGGCAGGTGCTCGCGATGCAGGACACACTGGCAGGATTCGACGGCGCAACACCGGCCGACGCGCGCACACCACTGCGCGCACACCTCGTGGTCGACTTCCGCACCTCACCGAAGGAAAGAAAAGGGGTGTACATGTATGCCACCGACCAGTTCATCGGCATGTTCGCGGACAACACCGCCGACCTCACCGACCCGGCGCGTCTGCGCAGGGAGTGGTCCATCTGGCATGAGGTCGGACATACGCACCAGCAGAACTCCTGGACATGGGACACGCTGGCCGAAGTCTCCGTCAACCTGTTCTCGCTGTATGTGCAGGAAAAGATGGGCGAGCCCAACCGGCTGGACGTGCCCGAACATGACGGCATCACGCCTCGCGAACGTGCGCGCGACTATCTCGCCCGTGCGTCGCGCGACTATGTATCGGACGTGGACGGCGAGTACGACGGCCTCGCGTTCGTGCGGCTCGTGATGTTCGATCAACTGAAGCGCGCCTACGGCTGGGATCTTTTCACCCGGCTGTTCCGGTATTACCGCGAGCATCCTTTGCCTGACGACGTATCGGAGGCAAACAGGGTCGACCAGTTCGTGGTGGCGATGTGCACGGTATCCGGCAACGATCTGCGTCCATTCTTCGAAAAATGGGGTTTGCGGGCCAGCGCAGACGCGTACGGCAAGATCGCCGCGCTGCGTCTTCCCGTGCGCGCGATCGAAACCTGA
- a CDS encoding 3-oxoacyl-ACP reductase, translating into MNDSYLNFVNSPLGARVARSLGLPKPEVLRRYRADAPEFDGIVAVGAGPAPQLLDALADVVAHIGMTSVAHASAGLWVPLANRHGLMTGRFEPADPAAGSQARVKALVFDASGIESSAQLESLYTFFHDAVRSLDTCGRIVVLGRPPEACASPRQWTAQRALEGMTRSLGKEARRGIAANLIYVSQGAESGIESTLRFFLSPRSAYVSGQVVRIGAAAGGIAPNFGQNLGQNLGQYFDWTQPLAGQRAVVTGAARGIGAAIANVLASQGAHVIGIDIPSATQALDATLRQLGGTALALDIAAPETPAQIAAALDELGVDVFVHNAGITKDKTIAKMTEAAWRSVIDINLSAQERIDDALLEAGTLRDGGRIICVSSISGIAGNLGQTNYAASKAGVIGRVQGMAPYLAARRITINAVAPGFIETQMTAKMPLALREAGRRMNSMSQGGQPADVAQTIAWLAHPGSAGVTGQVVRVCGQSLIGA; encoded by the coding sequence GTGAATGATTCCTACCTGAACTTCGTCAATTCGCCGCTGGGCGCGCGGGTCGCGCGCTCGCTCGGTTTGCCGAAGCCCGAGGTACTGCGCCGCTACCGCGCCGATGCGCCGGAATTCGACGGCATCGTCGCCGTCGGCGCGGGGCCCGCGCCGCAACTGCTCGACGCGCTCGCCGACGTGGTCGCGCATATCGGCATGACGAGCGTCGCGCATGCCAGCGCGGGCCTGTGGGTGCCGCTCGCGAACCGCCACGGACTGATGACGGGCCGCTTCGAGCCCGCCGATCCCGCAGCCGGCTCGCAGGCGCGCGTCAAGGCGCTCGTGTTCGATGCGAGCGGCATCGAAAGCAGCGCGCAACTGGAATCGCTCTACACGTTCTTTCATGACGCAGTGCGCTCGCTCGACACATGCGGCCGGATCGTCGTGCTCGGCCGCCCGCCCGAAGCGTGCGCGAGCCCGCGCCAGTGGACGGCGCAACGCGCGCTCGAAGGCATGACGCGCTCGCTCGGCAAGGAAGCGCGTCGCGGCATCGCGGCCAATCTGATTTATGTGTCGCAAGGGGCCGAAAGCGGCATCGAATCGACGCTGCGCTTCTTTCTGTCGCCGCGTTCGGCGTACGTGTCGGGCCAGGTCGTGCGGATCGGCGCGGCGGCCGGCGGCATCGCGCCGAACTTCGGCCAGAACTTGGGCCAGAACTTAGGCCAGTACTTCGACTGGACCCAGCCGCTCGCCGGCCAGCGCGCCGTCGTGACGGGCGCGGCGCGCGGCATCGGCGCGGCGATCGCGAACGTGCTCGCGAGCCAGGGCGCGCACGTGATCGGCATCGACATTCCCAGCGCCACGCAAGCGCTCGACGCCACCCTGCGCCAGCTCGGCGGCACGGCGCTCGCGCTCGACATCGCCGCGCCGGAAACGCCCGCGCAGATCGCCGCGGCGCTCGACGAACTCGGCGTCGACGTGTTCGTGCACAACGCGGGCATCACGAAAGACAAAACCATCGCGAAGATGACGGAAGCGGCGTGGCGCAGCGTGATCGACATCAATCTGTCGGCGCAGGAACGCATCGACGACGCGCTGCTCGAAGCAGGCACGCTGCGCGACGGCGGGCGCATTATCTGCGTATCTTCGATCAGCGGTATCGCGGGCAACCTGGGACAGACCAACTACGCGGCATCGAAAGCGGGCGTGATCGGCCGCGTGCAGGGCATGGCGCCGTATCTGGCCGCGCGTCGCATCACGATCAACGCAGTCGCGCCCGGCTTCATCGAAACGCAGATGACCGCGAAAATGCCGCTCGCGCTGCGCGAAGCGGGCCGGCGGATGAATTCGATGAGCCAGGGCGGCCAGCCCGCCGACGTCGCCCAGACCATCGCCTGGCTCGCGCATCCCGGCTCGGCGGGCGTGACAGGCCAGGTCGTGCGGGTGTGCGGACAAAGCCTGATAGGAGCGTGA
- a CDS encoding MaoC/PaaZ C-terminal domain-containing protein: protein MAFYDSSSVFGAPRLKTIVLPELPKPANLYARALTGVVKGFQRNRPSDLPLLRLVRPAVSLDSVAIERYARVCGFFPEQGIPFTFPHLLAFPLHLMLLTEPAFPWSALGLVHLANSVHMRRPLSFDDTLRVEVEFGARLRHDKGQAFVLQTRVYRRGEAVWDGDSVYLKRGVAASGDPLAPLETAGDTLARAARWQLPSQLGRDYAKASGDFNPIHLSMLSAKAFGFPRAIAHGMWTLARTAAALQPPRRLADATLAGEFKLPMLLPGEASLWTASPSPTAREFEVRDPEGGKPHLRGRFQWNLQ, encoded by the coding sequence ATGGCGTTCTACGACTCCAGTTCGGTGTTCGGCGCGCCGCGCCTGAAAACGATCGTGCTGCCGGAACTGCCCAAACCCGCGAACCTGTATGCGCGGGCGCTGACGGGCGTCGTCAAGGGCTTCCAGCGCAACCGCCCGAGCGATCTGCCGCTGCTCCGGCTGGTGCGGCCCGCCGTATCGCTCGATTCCGTCGCGATCGAGCGCTATGCGCGGGTGTGCGGCTTTTTCCCCGAGCAGGGCATTCCGTTCACGTTTCCGCATCTGCTGGCGTTCCCGCTGCATCTAATGTTGCTGACGGAGCCCGCGTTTCCGTGGTCGGCGCTCGGCCTCGTCCATCTGGCGAACAGCGTGCACATGCGCCGCCCGCTGTCGTTCGACGACACCTTGCGCGTCGAAGTCGAATTCGGCGCGCGCCTGCGCCACGACAAGGGCCAGGCGTTCGTGCTGCAGACGCGCGTCTACCGGCGCGGCGAAGCCGTCTGGGACGGCGACAGCGTGTATCTGAAGCGCGGCGTCGCGGCGAGCGGCGATCCGCTCGCGCCGCTGGAGACGGCAGGCGACACGCTCGCGCGCGCGGCGCGCTGGCAGCTTCCGTCGCAACTGGGCCGCGACTACGCGAAGGCATCGGGCGACTTCAATCCGATCCATCTGTCGATGCTCTCGGCCAAAGCGTTCGGCTTTCCGCGCGCGATCGCGCACGGCATGTGGACGCTGGCACGCACGGCGGCGGCACTGCAACCGCCCAGGCGCCTCGCCGATGCAACGCTCGCAGGCGAATTCAAGCTGCCGATGCTGCTGCCCGGCGAAGCGTCGCTGTGGACGGCATCGCCCTCGCCCACTGCGCGCGAGTTCGAAGTACGCGATCCCGAAGGCGGCAAGCCGCACCTGCGCGGCCGCTTCCAGTGGAACCTGCAATGA
- a CDS encoding acetyl-CoA C-acetyltransferase, which produces MPDPSHPPSHPLPAARRVAIVGGNRIPFARSNTAYATASNQDMLTFALQGLIDRYNLHGERLGEVAAGAVIKHSRDYNLTREAVLSTTLAKETPAYDVQQACGTGLEAAILVANKIALGQIDAGIAGGADTTSDAPIGVNERLRKILLEANRGKSAGQRVSALAKLRPGMFFKPLLPRNSEPRTGLSMGEHCELMAKRWGISREAQDVLAYDSHRKLTEAYARGFLNDLMTPFRGLARDNNLRSDLTLEKLATLKPVFDRDAGTMTAGNSTPLTDGASAVLLASEAWAAARGLPVLAWLSWHETAAVDFFDKKEGLLMAPAYAVPRMLKRAGLTLQDFDFYEIHEAFAAQVLCTLAAWEDDEYCRTQLGLECALGTIDRAKMNVNGGSLATGHPFAATGGRIVAGLAKLLAQLDKPAGTARGLISICAAGGQGVVAILER; this is translated from the coding sequence ATGCCTGACCCGTCACATCCACCATCCCACCCGCTTCCCGCCGCGCGCCGCGTCGCGATAGTGGGCGGCAACCGCATCCCGTTCGCGCGCTCGAACACGGCCTACGCGACGGCGTCGAACCAGGACATGCTGACTTTCGCGCTGCAAGGTCTGATCGACCGTTACAACCTGCATGGCGAGCGCCTCGGCGAAGTCGCGGCGGGCGCCGTCATCAAGCATTCGCGCGACTACAACCTGACGCGCGAAGCCGTGCTGTCGACCACGCTCGCAAAGGAAACGCCCGCATATGACGTGCAACAGGCATGCGGCACGGGCCTCGAAGCGGCGATTCTGGTGGCCAACAAGATCGCGCTCGGCCAGATCGACGCGGGCATTGCGGGCGGCGCCGATACAACCTCGGACGCGCCCATCGGCGTCAACGAACGGCTGCGCAAGATCCTGCTCGAAGCGAACCGCGGCAAGTCGGCGGGGCAGCGCGTCAGCGCGCTCGCCAAGCTGCGCCCCGGCATGTTCTTCAAGCCGCTTTTGCCGCGCAATAGCGAGCCGCGCACGGGGCTGTCGATGGGCGAGCACTGCGAGCTGATGGCCAAGCGCTGGGGTATTTCGCGCGAGGCACAAGACGTGCTCGCCTACGATAGCCACCGCAAGCTGACGGAAGCCTACGCGCGCGGCTTTCTGAACGACCTGATGACGCCCTTTCGCGGTCTCGCACGCGACAACAACCTGCGCAGCGACCTGACGCTGGAGAAGCTGGCTACGTTGAAACCCGTGTTCGACCGCGACGCGGGCACGATGACGGCGGGCAACTCGACGCCGCTGACGGACGGCGCATCGGCCGTGCTGCTCGCCAGCGAGGCATGGGCGGCGGCGCGCGGCCTTCCCGTGCTGGCGTGGCTCAGCTGGCACGAGACGGCCGCCGTCGATTTCTTCGACAAGAAAGAAGGCTTGCTGATGGCGCCTGCGTACGCCGTGCCGCGCATGTTGAAACGCGCGGGCCTGACGTTGCAGGATTTCGACTTCTACGAAATTCACGAGGCGTTCGCGGCGCAGGTGCTCTGCACGCTCGCCGCCTGGGAGGACGATGAGTACTGCCGCACGCAACTGGGACTCGAATGCGCGCTGGGAACCATCGATCGCGCGAAAATGAACGTGAACGGCGGATCGCTCGCGACGGGCCATCCGTTCGCCGCCACGGGCGGACGCATCGTCGCCGGACTCGCAAAGCTGCTCGCGCAGCTCGACAAGCCGGCGGGCACGGCGCGCGGGCTGATTTCGATCTGCGCGGCGGGCGGCCAGGGTGTGGTCGCGATTCTGGAACGGTAG